Proteins co-encoded in one Stomoxys calcitrans chromosome 5, idStoCalc2.1, whole genome shotgun sequence genomic window:
- the LOC106089398 gene encoding dynamin-like 120 kDa protein, mitochondrial isoform X1, giving the protein MLRVTKHIAQRDATKRVTYLCHKIVVSSNSNYSTLNHRFGGGSYHRQQQHGSNGQGSGGQHFRSDFLAPHGPKAWTIPPNRGYGMVVVRILRGALKLRYLLLGGAIGGGMTLNKKYEDWKDGLPDLKWLEEALPQGEKWSQFSKTLMEIGGAVKDVIEIDPRLKQLGEDKVNEWRQWFDNRLDDAIEAADYQGVAIVESKDDIKSKTTVAALSLSQDESRKKYDNLQSQVETLQTEIMNVQIKYQKELEKMEKENRELRQQFLILKQNKKTSTKKIKKSLIDMYSEVLDELSGYDTSYSMADHLPRVVVVGDQSSGKTSVLESIAKARIFPRGSGEMMTRAPVKVTLAEGPYHVAQFRDSDREYDLTKESDLSELRREVEFRMRASVRGGKTVSNEVISMTVKGPGLQRMVLVDLPGIISTMTVDMASDTKDSIHQMTKHYMSNPNAIILCIQDGSVDAERSNVTDLVMQCDPLGRRTIFVLTKVDLAEELADPDRIRKILSGKLFPMKALGYYAVVTGRGRKDDSIDAIRQYEEDFFKNSKLFHRRRGVIMPHQVTSRNLSLAVSDRFWKMVRETIEQQADAFKATRFNLETEWKNNFPRLRESGRDELFDKAKGEILDEVVTLSQISAKKWEEALNDSLWDKLSNYVFENIYLPAAQSGSQNSFNTMVDIKLRQWAEQALPAKSVEAGWETLQKEFIALMEKAKKSPDHDNIFDNLKAAVVDESIRRHTWEDKAIDMLRVIQLNTLEDRFVHDKSEWDQAVKFLETSVKAKLAQTEETLNEMFGPGQFTRLTHWKSLTEDQNKRRHVKTELDKILRNDDKHIPTLSYDELTTVRKNLQRENIEVDTDYIRQTWFPVYRRHFLKQALHRASDCRKAYYLYSQQGAECDINCNDVVLFWRIQQVIRVTANALRQQVINREARRLDKEIKEVLDEFSEDEEKKSHLLTGKRVTLAEELIKVRQIQEKLEEFINSLNQEK; this is encoded by the exons ATGCTTAGGGTCACAAAACATATCGCGCAACG CGATGCAACCAAACGGgtgacgtatctgtgccataaaattgtggtttcttcCAACTCAAACTATTCCACATTGAATCATCGTTTCGGTGGTGGCAGTTATCATCGGCAACAACAGCATGGTAGTAATGGTCAAGGCAGCGGCGGCCAACACTTTCGTAGCGATTTTCTAGCGCCGCATGGTCCTAAGGCCTGGACCATACCACCAAATCGTGGTTACGGCATGGTTGTTGTCCGTATACTGCGTGGTGCTTTGAAGCTACGCTATTTGCTATTAGGTGGTGCTATTGGTGGTGGCATGACTCTAAATAag AAATATGAGGACTGGAAAGATGGTCTGCCCGATCTAAAGTGGCTGGAGGAAGCCTTGCCTCAGGGTGAAAAATGGAGTCAATTTTCGAAAACTTTAATGGAAATTGGCGGTGCTGTTAAGGATGTCATCGAAATTG ATCCCCGCCTGAAACAACTCGGAGAGGACAAGGTAAACGAGTGGAGACAATGGTTTGATAATCGTTTGGATGATGCCATCGAAGCAGCGGATTATCAAGGGGTGGCAATAGTCGAAT CCAAAGATGATATTAAATCTAAGACTACAGTTGCTGCGTTGAGTTTATCGCAAGATGAAAGCCGCAAAAAATATG ATAACCTCCAATCACAGGTTGAGACCTTACAAACAGAAATCATGAATGTccaaataaaatatcaaaaggaattggaaaaaatggaaaaggagAATCGAGAATTGCGTCAACAATTTCTAATACTCAAACAGAATAAGAAAACTAGcacaaagaaaattaaaaaatcactcattgatatgtattcCGAAGTGCTGGATGAGCTATCAGGCTATGACACCAGCTATTCCATGGCCGATCATTTGCCTCGCGTTGTAGTGGTAGGTGACCAAAGTAGTGGTAAAACTTCAGTGTTGGAATCAATCGCCAAGGCAAGAATTTTCCCAAGGGGAAGTGGTGAAATGATGACTAGAGCCCCAGTTAAGGTGACCCTAGCTGAAGGCCCCTATCATGTGGCGCAATTTCGAGATTCTGATCGTGAATATGATTTAACCAAGGAATCTGATTTATCAGAGCTGCGTAGAGAAGTGGAATTTCGTATGAGAGCCTCAGTGCGAGGCGGCAAGACTGTGAGCAATGAAGTCATATCGATGACTGTTAAAGGTCCAGGATTGCAGCGGATGGTtttggtggatttacctggCATTATATCG ACAATGACTGTGGATATGGCCTCGGATACCAAAGATTCTATACACCAAATGACCAAACATTATATGAGTAATCCAAATGCCATTATTTTGTGCATACAAGATGGCTCTGTGGATGCCGAACGCAGTAATGTAACCGATTTAGTAATGCAATGTGATCCCTTGGGACGTCGCACCATCTTCGTACTTACAAAAGTGGATTTAGCCGAAGAACTGGCAGATCCAGACAGA ATTCGTAAAATTCTCTCTGGCAAATTGTTCCCCATGAAAGCTTTGGGTTATTATGCTGTGGTCACTGGTCGTGGACGCAAAGATGATAGCATAGATGCTATAAGGCAATATGAAGaggatttctttaaaaattccaaattattCCA CAGACGCCGTGGCGTCATCATGCCCCATCAGGTAACCAGCCGTAATCTAAGTCTGGCCGTATCCGATCGTTTTTGGAAAATGGTAAGAGAAACTATTGAACAACAGGCGGATGCTTTTAAGGCGACCCGTTTCAATTTGGAAACGGAATGGAAGAACAATTTCCCCAG ACTACGTGAATCTGGCCGCGACGAACTTTTTGATAAAGCCAAGGGTGAAATTCTCGATGAAGTTGTAACTCTATCACAaatatcggccaaaaaatgggAAGAGGCTCTTAACGATAGCCTATGGGATAAATTGTCGAACTATGTTTTCGAGAATATTTATCTGCCCGCTGCTCAGTCAGGTTCTCAAA ATTCCTTTAATACCATGGTGGACATTAAATTAAGACAATGGGCTGAACAAGCTTTGCCAGCCAAATCTGTGGAAGCTG GCTGGGAAACTTTACAAAAAGAATTCATAGCACTCATGGAAAAGGCGAAAAAGTCTCCCGATCATGATAATATATTTGATAATCTTAAAGCTGCCGTAGTCGATGAATCCATACGCAGGCATACATGGGAAGACAAAGCCATCGATATGTTGAGAGTTATACAATTGAATACCCTTGAGGATCGTTTTGTCCATGATAAAAGTGAATGGGACCAGGCTGTGAAATTCTTGGAAACATCAGTTAAAGCGAAATTGGCCCAAACTGAAGAAactttaaatgaaatgtttggACCTGGCCAATTCACTCGTTTGACACATTGGAAATCTCTGACAGAGGATCAAAACAAAAGACGTCATGTGAAAACAGAATTGGATAAAATACTTAGGAATGATGAt aaacATATACCCACTTTGTCCTATGATGAGCTAACAACAGTACGTAAAAATCTTCAAAGAGAAAATATCGAGGTAGACACTGATTATATTAGACAAACATGGTTCCCTGTCTACAGAAG ACATTTCCTAAAACAAGCTTTACATAGAGCAAGTGATTGCCGTAAGGCCTACTACCTTTACAGCCAACAAGGAGCTGAGTGTGAC ATAAATTGCAATGATGTGGTTCTCTTTTGGCGTATTCAACAAGTCATACGGGTGACAGCTAATGCACTGCGACAACAGGTTATTAATCGTGAAGCCCGAAGACTGGACAAAGAAATCAAAGAAGTTCTAGACGAGTTTAGTGAAGATGAAGAAAAGAAATCCCATTTGCTTACAGGCAAGAGGGTAACATTAGCAGAAGAATTAA TTAAAGTAAGACAGATCCAAGAAAAATTGGAAGAGTTTATAAATTCATTGAACCAAGAAAAGTAG